The Rhododendron vialii isolate Sample 1 chromosome 1a, ASM3025357v1 region TGCATTTTCGAATGAATATTCTTACATCAACAACTCAGCGTTATGTGGATCTCCATCGTCAAATGGACGCAGCAATTTAGGGGCACCAGAACCACTACCCTTGATAGTACAACAAGAAAATCATTCACAATGTTCAAGTGGATTTGGTTTGGAAGTTGTATTGCTCGGTTATGGATTTGGACTTGTCATGGGCTATCTTATGCTCTCTAAAGGACGACCTCAATGGTTTGTCAAGTTGATTGAAGACGTCGGAAACAATAGTTGGAAGAGGGTGAAAAGgcaaattaaataaattagtcAATGCAAATGTTGTATGTTGAGTAAAACTTGTTTGTTGGCTATGGATGGTATTTGGCCTCTGCATGCTTTAGGAAAATTGTTCATAATCTAATCGACTCTTTATTTCTAGTGCTCAAAATGGTATTGTTGGAACTCTTGTATCTGATTTTATCAAAGATAAGTTGCATTACTGTTTATACCCGTTTTTGGCGGCACGGATCGGGCTAGCCgtatttggtatttttgttaATTCCTTAATTAACTTGGGCCGAAAGCTAAGTAATTGATTGGGTAAATTTTGGGCCGTGGGTATTTTCCATTTGGGCCCAAGAAACATGCGGCCCATTTGAGGAATGCAGCCCAAGATCTTTTGGGAAGGTGGCTCATGGTTGGGTCCACGAAGAAAGGAGCAGATTTGGTTGATGAGATGCAGCCCATGGATTTAGGGATTCAGTTGCTATTGCTGGTGATTATTTCCCTCCAAGTTCAAAGGCCAATTGGCTTAGTCGATTGGCCATGTGTCGAATGCCTATAAAGAGGGATAGTGGGGAGTTGATTGCCACGTCACCCAGGACCTTGGTAACTGCCATTAACCTCTGAAAACTACCCATGATCAAACATGCATGAAAAGTGGAGCAatcatgggacacatgtcagcaTAGGAAGCAAAGAAGATTTcggattcaggcctgaatcagCATGTTGCAGCGCCTATATATAGTAGAATCGAAGATGAAAAACGGGTCCAATACCAATCAAAGCTCAACGCTTACAACCAAAGTCTTCCCAGCGAAGcatactttcctactttcagcaaagtagcCTATCGAGTACCTCGTGCTcaaaccccattcaaactcacttcatcaagtagtttggatcttttacttttcctgtacaaactttattatcccggagtaataaagttcacgtTTCTACATccatttcctatacgactaggaaattttaagtccacgaCCGTGTGGCAAGCAACGAACCACATTGTGATCTTTAgcctttgggtcacacgcaatcGCTCTTACGATAGAAGTCAGGATTCACGGgaatcttcatcaaaagttaggcgctacaagtcttggcacgcccgcgcaCCACGCATTCACGCCTTTGCCAAAAATGAGAGTTTTcattggcacgcccggtgggaccctagTCGTTCAACGGTTCAATCATGCCGCCAAAGAAGAATCAGCAACCGCAACAGGATCTACCACAATCGGATCCACCACAGCCTGATCCTCCAGGCAGCCCTGAAGGAGTCGTGGTTGACGTACTGCTGCTCGAGGAGGCCGCTCCTCAACTCAGCGCACAAGATCTCCATGACGCTATGGATAGTGTCAAGAATTATATGTTTTTTGCAGGACAGGAGATTTCTCACACCGTGTCACAAACGATGTCTCAGTCCATAGAGCCTTTGACTCTAGCAATCAATAACGATTGCCGCAATGACAGAAAGGCTGCCACTCGTCCCTCAGCAACAAGTTCTTCCACAGTTCGGAATTTATGGCAACGGCCATGAACAGACAGGTCTGAAGGACCCAATACTACCACCACAAGTGTTCTATCAGGCTTCTTCGTCAAACAGTTCTGCACCGGCAGGAGAAAAGGCTAAAGGAGTGGTTATTGGAAGAGAACCGACTCCTCCAATGAACAAGGAACAGAGGGCCATTTTGGTGGAGCACCAAAATAGGCGTGAAAAGGCTGACAAGAGGCCTCCTCATGGAGGACAGGGTACTGCTAAAGATAAGAACATGTCCCATGCTCATTCAGCCCCAGACACTCAGGGGGCAAATCCTGGCGTGAATTTACAGGCACAGGAGGCAGGCCCACGGCCGCCTACAGTGCCAAACGTGATCGGAAGAGATCAAGTCCTGGATTTACTACAAGAACAGTTAGGGCCTGGATTCAGACCTGCGGGCAGACCTATGTATAGGAAGCCCCACACAGAGGAGGTTAACGGCGAGCCTTTTCCCAAGGGGTACCGAGTTCCTGAATTCAGACCTTCACAGGCGAGAATACGCAGTCCACAGTGGAACACATTGCTCGATTTTAGGTGTAGTGTGGAGAAGTTGGAACAAATGACAAACTCAAGTTAAGGCTTTTTCCAAATTCCTTGATGGCAACGGCCTTCACCTGGTATATCAATCTGCCACCAAATTCTATCCAGACCTGGGTTCAGCTCGAGAAGATGTTTCACCAGCAGTTTTATAGGGTCAAACCAGAGATCACGATGGCGGATTTGTCACGCTATCGTTAACTTCCACAAGAGGGCGTGGAATCCTATCTTTTACGATTCAATACAACACGTTTCAAGTGTAAGATTCCTTTGCCCAAGGCCGAATATGTGCGTTTAGCGCTGAACGGCCTGGACTTTGAGTTCAAGAAGAAGTATCATGGTATAGAATTTCGAGACCTGTTCGAACTGTCTGTAAAGGCCTCACGTTACGAAAAGCTCTTAGAAGAGGAGAAGGACAGAAAGGCAGCTTCCAAGGGGACATATTATCAGGACCCTAATTATGATGTTGCCACGGTTGAGATAGAGGCTAGTGTGGATGTTGATGTAGCTGAGATCGTCAATAGAAAGCCTTACGTCTGCAAGGCCTTCGTCAAGATGGAACCTACGAAACAACCGATCCAAGAAACGTCTAATAGGCCGACCCGAGCCTATACCTTTGACATCAGCAAGGCGGAGGCTATTTTTGATTAGCTCTTGGCGGACAAATTGTTGAAATTGCCCTTTGGCCACAAAATCCCAGCATTGGATGAGCTAAAGGGCAAAGAATACTGTAAGTATCATAATTCTTGGAGTCATTCAACGAATAATTGCTTTGTGTTTAGAAATGACATTCAAGACAAGATTGATCGGGGAGAATTTAAGTTTCCCGAAAAGGACAAGCAAGCCATGAGAGTCGATGGTAACCCATTTCCTTCAGGCTTAAGCGCAAATATGGTGTCGGTGAATATGAGGTCCATGCCCAGGACTGCACCTAGACCTAAAGTAAGCCTGGGGGCACCTTCTAGAGTGGCATTCAAGCCTTGATCAGACAACTACTGGGATCCGTATTATGAGCAAGATTTCACTCCTGAAAGGGTGAGGAAGTTCGAAAAGAAGAAGTCCTGGTGGTTAAGGCCTGAAGGAGTCAGAAAACCAGAGAAACCGAGTTGCTCTGTCACGTCCCAACTCCACTACGGGTCACGTGACCGGCCGGTGACGAAATCACCAAGGCCTCCAACACTTTTCCCATTCAGAGCACActaaataacataaaaagaaaaacaacggAAGCGACTATTCATACAACTCCAGAGTGTCTATACAACATAGCTAAGCTTAATTTACAATACCACTTGTCTCAAAACTACACAACGTTCCTGCTCCTTTTTACAGACGTGCTATTTACAATAGCTAACCAAACAACGCATCCAGCCCTCAACTTGCTATCTACAATAACCTGGAAAAttagaaaaggttttcataagccgaagctcgggtgagaaatgtataccaaaattacaagtttgaccatggaaataccttACTTAATTAAACATTTCAAGtattctcatcaaattttccaatAACAAGCATTTCGatccataaattcaattctttggtccaaaagatggacacttttcttcttccctttcactTTTGCACATTCGAGCGATAATAACATTCAATGGTATTTTTaccagtcggttggggagcgaccccattgaagagtggtaagatatcgttacccggtgatgcctggctgcatctcctaccttattacttcatgcCACTAGTTTCTTTACATGTCCCCTAGCGCTCGAGACACCGTTCAAATGAttcatattatcacaagcatgtactAACAAGAAGTAAAATTCAAGCtcccaaaacatattgccatggtctagatTAACTACAACACAAAAGATTTAATAAACAGGCCATCACATGTATTTTATTCACCGTCACCAATTAAACCAAGTAAGCGGATCGAATTCcacattttttagcaaaaacaagcaatggcattttatcccaaaatttagaaaaaacacATGTAACCAATGTAtacgcaactcaccaaaaaggatGAGTCTAACTTGACGTGGCACCGAGCTAGCCCAAGGCACTAGTACCTATACAAAATGTACCACAAATTACTTCTTGCCACAGTTGAACTTAGGGGTGAACTAATTTCCAATTCAAGCCAACGAATTAGCATCGAACTGTTTTTATAGTtctaaatgaaaatattatattcTTTAACTTAGTATTCCTTCTGAAGCTATGGGTACAAATACGTAAGTCTGGAATAAAATTCCCACGGCTTGTTAGGTTAGAAACGTAGGAATTAGCAAAGTCTCAATTTGAGGCTTATAACAGTCAGCTAATAATTTACTTAAATCAATTTAGGGCGGCGAGTTCCGGAACCAAACTCTTTGCCGAAAGGGGTTTCATTTGTGTGAAAATTTCAGGGGTTCGGGTGCTACGTATGCGAGAGAAGAAAAATATGCTGTAAAAAGGTGAGAGAGAGTTGCCGAAGTGGTGTCGATCGAGTTGGTCAGCAGCCATGGCCGCCGTTCCTCGGTGCTATACGCGTGAGTGTGTGAGTGTTACAAGAGTTTTGCTCCAATTCTATTTCCTCAGTCAAAACAGATTCATATGTCCTATTCCTAACcataaaatagattaatgaGTGAGAATGATAAATAGATTAATGGGTTAGAAGGATTACCAATAGGAGCTTAgaaatcctccaaaaaaaacaaacgggACGGTAGGTGGTGGTTCTCGACAGAGAGAAGTGTATGCACAGGAGCCTTATTCTCCCCTTCTTTACTATCCtccttttaatcttttaaaATGATAATACTTATAATAGTCATATTTATACTTCGGTGGAGTAGAAGTGAAGCAGGTGAAAAGATGTTACACCTGTACTTCCATAGCACTGCTCCGTGACACGTAGCGTGGTGTGTCGGTTCGTCGCGATTCCGGTCCGTACGCGTTCGGATTTCAgtttccaaaaaatttcaaaaattcaacacagactaataataatttaagggtCATCTTGGTGGTGTTGGATTTTTAAGGTAAAATCCCAACGTTGTGTAACTCACACAGTGTGTCGGGTTCCTATTTGGACCATGtgactaaactttttttttttagaaagggTCAGGATTTTACATGCTCATTGGTGTGCACCGAATGTGGGCATCATGCAGTTCCATCCAGACCTGTGTTGAAGAGTATAATTATGGGCAGAGCTGAAGTCAAGCCTGAAGGAACACTCAGGCCTAAATAGAGACAGGTCCAGGTCAGACGAGAATCGGTCTTTAACAGAATCCAGCCAGGTGTAGTGGAGATTGAAGATGAGCTCAACAATCTCAGAATTTCAGCCCCATCCAAAGGAAGGCCTAGGACTGTTAAACCCCCTGTCATTCCTCCAAATGAGTGGTATAAGGTTGAACATCCTAAGTTTCCCACTCCACAACCACCATTATCCCGGTCTCAAAAAAGACGCCACCAACGGTTTAGGCAAGCGAAAGAAGGGCtcaggaagaagaagatttacTTGGGGACATGATGGAGGAAGATGACCCTGGTAAGGAAAAGGTAATGGAGTTACCTATGGAAGAGATGAAGGTTGAATCAGTCAAGCCTAGAAAAGAATGCAAGCCCCTAGAAAGAACGTACAAAGAGGTTGTCGCCAGTTCGTCTTCAGAGCAAGGTCCTCGGTTTGAGAAGAAAGTTCTACTCGAAAAAACCCTTGAGGAGGCTAGGATTAAGCCTCCTCCAAGGCAGGTTACTTTATTGAAGAAGGAAGCTCTTGAGCCAAAGAAATAGGACTCGAGGGGCAAGCCACGCTTGAATCCGCAGGCCAAAGAATTCAGGCCTAGACAGGCTTCAAGGATGCCGTGCAACATGGTTGTTTTTCTTCCATCTGAGTTAAAGGTGAAAGACAATAAGCTTACTACTATGGAGGGTGATGTGGTGGAAATGGGCGAAACCGCTGAAATACTGAAGGAGTCCCTCAATTCAGGTCTGAATGGAGGTGGGCCTTCAGTGGTAATATTGAAGGACCAGGATGAGAATCCCACAGAAGACCGAGCAGCAAGCGTGATATTTGAAAAGCCAACTCCTACGATGACGAAGCACATCAAGCCTCTATATATCTCAGGGTGTGTGGATGGAATGCCAATCAATCGACTTGGTTTTTCAAGACTTGGTTTCATCAACGGCTACTTTGACTGATTTCACTGGACAGGAAACGGTCTGTCAGGGGATTTTGATCATGAACTTAACGGTTGGGTCAAAGACGCTCACAACTCCTTTCTTTGTAGTAAATTCACGGTCTTCGTTCAACATTTTGTTGGGAAGGGATTTGATTCACGCTTGCTTGGCTGTGCCATCAAACTTGCAccaatgtttgattttttggaatcaagaaGATGTAGAGGTAATCTGGGCAGATCGTAGACCTTTTCATGCCTCAACCAATCATGCCGAGGCAAGATTATACGACGAGGATGTCGGCCCAATGAAAGTGGCAGGCCTGGATAAGTATGGTCGTCACAAGATTGTACCTGTTTCTGCTCACAAATCGGTAGAGGAGGTGAATGCACTATACCAAGAGTTAATCGGCCCAATGATCACGGAGTCAAATAGGCCGATTACAGCTTCAACCAAACGATCGTTTAAATGTCAGTAAGGCCTTCAGAAAAAGAGAAGGATGTGGCCTTGTTGGCTACGTTGATGAAATTCGAGGCCTATTTGCTTGAAAAAAGGCTTAAGGAAGAAcaagagcaagaagaagaaggttatTCGGCATGTTCGGCTGTAGTAATTAATGAGGATGATAATTTGGAGGGAGACCTGGATGAGATCGGGTTGGAAGACTTGGAGGCAGCCCCTGCCAAGTTAGATGACTTGAAAGCTGATGTTCAAGATCCTTTGGAAGAAGTTAACCTAGGGGATTCAGAAAATCCTAGGCCTGTATATATTAGTCAATTTTTGCCAGAGGATGTGAAAGAAAAGCTCATTCAGCTCTTGATAGAATTCAGGTCTTGTTTTGCCTGGAATTATGACGAACTCCCATGCCTGTCTAGGGATTTGGTGGAACACAAGTTACCTATCCAGCCGGGATTCAGGCCTTTTAAACAGCCACAAAgaggatgtccaatgaggtCTACTTGCAAGTGAAAGATGAGATCGAACGCCTTTTCAATGCTGGGTTTATACGAACGGCTAGGTATGTTAATTGGCTTTCTAATGTCGTACCAGTCCTTAAGAAGAATGGCAAGATCAgggtctgtgtggacttcagaaatttgaatttggctTCCCCAAAGGATGAGTATCCAATGCCAGTTGTAGATCTTTTGGTGGATGGGGCCTCTGGTCATATGGTTTTGTCCTTTATGGATGGTCATTCCGGATATAATCAGATCTTCATTGATAAGGCCGGTACGGCTAAGACCGCTTTTAGGTGTCACGGAGCTTTGAGAACCTTTGAGTGGGTTGTAATGCCCTTTGGCCTAAAGAATGCAGGAGCCTCATTTCAACGAGCAATGAACGCCATCTTCCATGATTTCATTGGCCGTTTCATGGAGATCTACATCAATGACATAGTGGTCAAGTCTCAGTCCTATGAAGAACACTTGGAGCATTTGAGGAGGTCGTTCTTGAGAATGCAACAATTCGACTTGAAGGTGAACCCCTTAAAGTGTGCCTTTGGAGTCTCCGTAGGCAAGTTCCTAGGGTTTTTGGTTCACAACAGagggattgagattgataacATTACGCCAAATTTTAGCATTAGCGGCATGAGAAAACTGCCGTTAATAGTCTCAAAACTGCCGGTAATActcaaaaccgccggtaatagttcaaaaaccgccgggaaaacaattgtcggaaaaacaaaagcggcattagaaaaccgccggtaatactaaaaatggcggtaaagaaccgccggtaataatacCGCCGGCAATAAAATCggtggttaaatttttttgctttccctATGGCTCGAACCCGGAACCTCCGGATCTTTGAACGTGCGTGCGACCAACTCGGCTAACCAGCATTATGGTTCAACTAggataaataatattatttatattatacgggtCGGTTTTATTATAAACGGCGGTAATAAACTGCCGGTAATAAAAATAACCGTACATTCTACTTTTTCCGGCGGTAATTAAAAAACCGCCGATAAAAGTCACTAAAAACGGCAGTCTTTGGATTACCGCCGTTTTAGGGTAATTATTACCGGCGGTCTTATTAATGCCGCTAAAAGTGTCTTTTAACGGCATTAAATTAATGCCGGTAATACTATCGCCggtaaagccaaaatttggcgtAGTGTAAGAATAAAGCCAAGGCAATTATAGAAGCAAAGCCTCCTACTACCAAGAGggagttgcagaagctcttaggatcattcaactttttgagACGGTTCATTTCAAACCTAGTAGGAAAGGTTCAGGTCTTCTCTCAactcttgaagctgaaggaTCAAGACGTTTTTGCTTAGGAGGTAAACCATCAAAAGGCCTTTGACGAGATCAAAGGCTACTTAGCAAAGGCTCCAGTCCTTATGCCTCCCATCAAGAACAGGCCTTTGAAGGTCTACATTTAAGCTGCAGAAAGCTCTATTGGATGCCTTTTAGTATAAGACAACGAGcaaggtgtagacaccccaatttggacttgtcaaatttccttaatttgtggccctgaggctcctcGATGATGAATACGGGCCAGAACAAGCcttgtaccaattgagacgttgctccttgaaagaaatggccaaaatcaatcccaagcgctcagaagcagtcccaagcgctaaaaactgttttccaaaaaaactgGCAtggctcactcccaagcgctcgagaatgACGTCCCCAGCGCTCGAGACTACTCctaagcgctcgagacctctcccagtgcccaatgggtgaagaagattcccactatctatgcaagccatcattgctccgactgaggtgagtcaacactcaacctcagtcaaagaagagatcagctgaagattttattcaaaaatcacttgatttttcaagaccatgggttatatcccctatatatataccatgtcttgcagctgaaaggaggggctctctctctctctaaaaagaaaaactccctctctcatctctttcctgtccaaaaggaaaacattttcaaaaaaacaaaaacttcctTCCCAATCTCAAGGGTGttcttcaaaatcatcaaagaaaagggcaagaGACTCAGAGTACTTTTGGTTTCTGATCTccacattcacctttcacaaccatccaaggagcaaagtgtcaagcaaaggtagaaagaTTTCTATctttggttcaaatcaagaggctgttcttCTCTCTGAGGAGGAGGGTCTCTCAGCCGGTCCCAGTCTTTAATACTAGtgtatggttgggagaccttagtgaaaaagcaagaacaaagagtCCACAgacaatgttttcccaaaacccctatTGGAAATACTCCAGAGCGCTCCAGAGTACTccagagcgctcgggactgtttccagaaTTATGCATGGCATTCCGTTAAACAGCAGGCTGGGAGGAGATGCACtcttaaacaaaatggttttattttggCATGCAGACACGGAAGATCATTCTTCCTAAAACACAAATATTCCTTACAAATTTCAAGTAAGaataaagttttcctaagttaaaaataagatcttcccTTGTTAAAAACTCatataagggtgtttgcatggtGAAGTAGTGCTATTTTCTATCTGAGAGTAGGCTGGTACGCGGCTCACTCGTAAGCGcttgaatccattcccaagcgctcgggagtacATGTATgccattgcatttcactttTCCTGTCTTCTGTGTTTTCCGAGCTTCTGCATACATGGATGCGTACATTTCCTCCTTTAAAATTGTAGACCcgttcgtgtaatggcaaggatacatgacttgaaaacttggGGTCCCATCTCTgtttttcaagtcctctgctgagccagtggtctgtgtAATGGTATTCCATTTTGTAGTCTTTATATTGTGTTGTGTCAGTgctaacagaaagtgcaggtgggGATTCAGACACTCCAAAGCGCTCGAGAATTCTCTTGAGCGCtagagagtgaagccagtgaggaGTGTTTCTTTCCCTGTTGTTTTGCTGTCTTTCATCGCACCATTACTCTCCCATGCACTTACACCAGTGTACACCATTATTTGGCATCCTGTTTGTCACTAActaactctgcaggatttggtcagcaatactcccaagcgctcgagtgtactctcaagcgctcgagagttgatccagtggcagtttatactactttgccatcatgcatgtgtccatcatcattccatcattccttgtacacaagcacctgCATACACCACCTATTTGCCATACCTGCGGATGcctgctacgtgtttaatgaaacaaaatccatttgaaaaatcccacaaatgtttagtagagaccgacatcgcgtcgggcgaggggggtgccgtaaaacccttcccccctcgtaacacgGCTTCCGAActctcgaatgatctctggttttcaattcaaatcaatcattttttttcaaataaaaaaaaaaatggtttctcgggtggcgaaccacaaatccgggtggcgactcttcaaaatttttcaaatcgattagccagagcggtatgtgtttttcagGCCGCCTCGATCTCCCCCgaggctgtggtagcccacagtggcgactctgctggggaaatggtttaattaaacttgtgagccaagcttgaaaaatgtttgtgggattttcaaattgattttgtttcatcatctatttcttgtgtatatatctcgtgcagccccgctgttgtgtttcggcaatcctacCCGGCTTGCCGGTGATAGGGAATCCCGGGACgctcagcaaccctcgaccgtgatgagtcatctctaccgtttgtaccattattgggTGTAAGCTCAATAACgggaggtatactttgactctagtccggggaacccatttcaagccaaaaccggcctttgtacatgtttagcaagccttagaacattccaaattaggacaggagcttgcagggtaggattatgtgCTATATCTTGTCTATGTGCTGCATTTCATCTCGCGTCATCGTGCTGTCAGCCACGGTTCTCGAGACTTGCTCGCGCGGTCTTTGGGAGGTTgccgagacccgatgaagagtcacgcaCCCTTATGCGTGTTGTTAACCATATGAGTCCTCAAGCTaaaacctaagggaaactaggattttgttaagtcctCGACTAGTGTTTGGTCGGGGAATTAACCAAAGGGAGGAATGACACGGAAACAGAACATCGTGATGCCGACACCGCCCAGGCTAAAAGCAaatgtgctgcttacgccacttcggttatcgTATCACGTTGTTCACCCCTACTCATtccaaaccgatggtcaatttcttgatgagacactagccgaatacttaacttattttagcaCCTTTTGGGGAACGACGCTCCCTAAATGAGGATACACCCTAAAAATCCGAGGATCAAGGCAATCTCTCAAAACATTCGatcatttttcaaagaaaaaaaaaaaatcggagtCGATGACGGTGAGGGTGACGCACGCATTTTCCTAAGAGTTATGCATAAACTTCATAAAATGTAAGCAGGGACCACATCTGAGcacggtttttgctttgctatcagttctgagcaattgggccaaggaagaagaatatcataccctccTGGACCAGACCCTTGGGACAGAGATTGGAACGGCTCCAACTTCAGGCAGACCCCGCCAGTGCGTCGGATTCAGGGGTGGAAATGGACCTGCTGATcggaaacctcaacccaaatggagacaatccaaacccaaatctaatCCTAAACCTCAACCTTAATggaggcaatccaaatcctaacgaaggcaatccaaacccaaatccaaacctgcaccccaatcctaatccaaacccggaaccgaaccaagaaatcccaaatggagaaatgaggcagatcacgcaagctattcagcgtctgggcgaacgtaccgacaatcaaatcgcccaactcatgatgatgataaccggggttgcccgacgacttccaaatccaaatccaaatccaaacccaaaccgtAATCcgaatccaaaccctaatccaaatccgaacctTAATCtgaatccaaaccctaatccaaacccGAATCCGAACCCTAATCTAAATCCCAACCCAGAGCAGCCGATCCTCGAAGCAGAAGCTCCGTAGAATGCCGAGATGGCAGCGGTCCTGGCAAAGATCACCCAGTTAGAACAGTCTGTTGCGAGAAACGAGAAGATTGCCTCGacaggttttgacatcaacaagctttgcctttttcccaatgcaAAGCTCCCGGAGAAATTCAGACCGATCGACTTTGCTAAATTCGACGGGACTGGGGATCCGAAAGCGCATTTAACTGGGTACATCGGAGCACTGTCTATGTGGGGAGTAGAAAGAGACGCCATGGCCCAGATGTTCTCCCAGACcttggtgggacatgctctttactggttcacttcgttggatgaaaggaagaagcGCTCATGGGAAGACATATGTGCGGCTTTCgtggcgcaatatgattacaacatccaactggaggttaccactcgggaactcgaatctac contains the following coding sequences:
- the LOC131327177 gene encoding uncharacterized protein LOC131327177, translating into MATAFTWYINLPPNSIQTWVQLEKMFHQQFYRCKIPLPKAEYVRLALNGLDFEFKKKYHGIEFRDLFELSVKASRYEKLLEEEKDRKAASKGTYYQDPNYDVATVEIEASVDVDVAEIVNRKPYLLADKLLKLPFGHKIPALDELKGKEYCKYHNSWSHSTNNCFVFRNDIQDKIDRGEFKFPEKDKQAMRVDGNPFPSGLSANMVSVNMRSMPRTAPRPKVSLGAPSRVAFKP